The Colius striatus isolate bColStr4 chromosome 25, bColStr4.1.hap1, whole genome shotgun sequence region tgcagGTGGTCACTACACTGAACAGCATGCTGCTGCTAACTCCTGTGTGCTGCTTTTTAAGGAGTATGGAACTCAGAAGAACATGTCTAAGGGTGTCAGTAACTTCAACCACTCACCTTtccttcatcttcctcctcctcatctcgctcttccctttcttccttttctaccTCTTGTGATTCAGCCACATGAGCTCCCCCCACTTCAGGCTGGCTCTGAGGGGATCAGCAGAAGGATTATGCCATTAATGGAGTGTAGCTGAGACAACTGAATCCCACACCAGAAGAGATTTTAAGTGACACTCCTTTCAAAAGCTACAGTAGACTAACCCTTTCATGTTATGCTTCTGCATCACCTGAGGACAAGACACACAAAAGATTCCCTCCAATGAATCCATCCCCTTGTAGTCCCTGTCTCTTCCTCCACAGATTGTCTCATGTCTATGAATATTGCTGGTGTCTAGCTCACACTAGGAAATAACACCACACAACAACAGAGTATTAAAAACCAGCAACAATATTAAAATGCACTGAGCCCATAGCTGCATCTGCATTTCTATCCATTGATCTGCACAGCTGAGTGAGCCTGAAACCTCCCAGTACACTGTCTGTAAACTAAGGAGATAAAATGTCATTGCTTCATAGCAATAAGCTGAGGAGATGGAGCCtatctttcccttctctcctgcagCATGACAACGCCCTCGTATCACAGCTAAGATGCAAGTGGAAGAAAAGGTTTCCTGTGACATGGGGAGATGTTTACCTGGGGCTGGGTAGTGGAAGCAGGTGGTGGAGCAGTGGAGAGCCAGAAATCCAAGTCTTCCCCCTGagtttcaggagaaaaaatcCCCACATCAGTATGGTTGTTTTGAtactatttttcttcaaaaaatgtaatgaaaaaccATCCATTAAATTAGAACCTGATGTTTTCATTGAAATGCATCACACCAGAGTGCTcacaaacagctgctgcaatACATCTAGGAGCCAGCAGTTCAAGAAGCTTAATTACTGCCAATTACCCTACCTACAACAATATCTGCAGGTAGTCAAAGCACATTGGCTGCACCTTAGAGGAAAAGTGCATCTCTGCAGGATAGGTAACAGAAAACACACTTCATGTCTTCAGAGTAACTGACAACTCACATCAGGCTTTATACCTGAAAGGCTCTGGGGTATATGGGGGATAGGATGTAGAACAAATGTCAGCTTCATATACTCTGCTGAAGAGTTTCCTACCTcaataacagacaaaatatcAGTGAACTCAGCTTCCAAATTGGATCTGGAAGATCTGCTGCGTAGGCTGCAGTCAATGGAATGTGGCTAACTTGTGAGGCTAGGTAAATGCTGATTGCATTAACAGGAATCTTTAAATACCTGCTCTTAGGGTTGTACAAATGTAAGGAAACAAAGGTTGAAAACATGCAGCTGCTAAAATTGTCAAACATGGATGTTCCTGAGCAGCAAACCAAGCACAGCAATGAATGTGGCCCTCAACAGCTGTTTCCAAACCAGTATAAGCCTTGGagaattacctttttttcttcttcctcctcctctgctgcctttttctctttctctttcttctttcctttctctctctctttttctttgtgtttcttttcctttttttttggtttcttgcttttcttctctgctagGGGAGCTTCTGAGTCTGGTGACTTCAGGGTCTCAacatttctgtgcctctgcacTGGCAGCTTCTCACTGTCTGCTAAGggtcttaaaaataaaagagaccATTACCCTTCTGCAAGCAGCCTCCCCGAGCCCAAATGGTCTGTCCAAGACTAGGTATGTTTTTAGAGAGTTGGGCCCCAAAAAACTTACATTGGCACATACTTCTGTACCTTGAGTTTATTTATGTAACTACAGACACCACTCTCAGGGATTACAAGCTAACAGGAGCAATCTGAAGGTGACTGAGAGCCAAGCTCTTGTTGACACCTGACACTCTTCAAAGCAGTAACTTGGAAGAAACTTGCAGGCTGAGTAATACCCACAGGAGAATACACACACTTAGCATCATGCTGCACTGCTGTGGAACCACTCTCAAATGGAAGAGCAAAAGATGTGGAAAAGTAGGAAGCATTTGCAACAGGGTGGAAATTCAAGCAGTGGAATGACAGCACAGCTCAAACAGCCCTTGAAGGTCGTGGGTTCTGCTGTTAATGATGAACTGATCACTCCAACTGCAAATTGGTTTAAGCACagacttgttttattttggaagtTTACACTATGACTCTCTACTCTACCATTGTATTTTAACAAgttgcatttcatttcagataTCTGTTTCCAAAAACCATGAGGAGTAGTTCAGACCTACACTGTCTCCCAAATCCACCACTTGGGAAGAAAACCCCACCACTGAAGTGGCACTTCTCTTGTCAAACACTGTCCAGAAGCCCGTGAAACACTCACCACTGCCTCTCTATTTCTACAGCTTTATTTAACACTAATTTTCATGTCTGAGCACCAAACATCAGTTCAGGGAGGTTTCTAATGGTCTCATCTGCCTTAATTTTTTGCTTATATTGCAGGAAGACCAGATAATGTTTTGCTCTGAAACAGACCCTGTAAGGTCATGATGGACCCCATCTGTTTGAACAGTAACCAGATCTCATCTTTAAGGTATGTCACATGCATGTCACATGTCACATCCACATACAGGAACTAGGATCAGTGCTGAAACTCAATGATGAAATCAACTCAGACTAATTTGAGGGTCAATAATTTCAGTGCTGTCCACTAAAATCAACCAACCTGGCAAAGAAGGTCAGTTACTGAACAGTGTATTCTTACCTGGAAGGCTTCCCTGAAATCAGACTGCATGTGAGCGTGACACAGACAGAGCAGTGcaagcacagaaagaaagagagaggacaGACATGAGAAAATATGACAGGAGAGCACAGTGACTCATGTGAAATGGAAAGAGAATGGCTGGGAACAACACACAAGTCCAAAGATGCCTCCTGGAGCACCCCACTCcaactgctctgctctgtgtttgctgttgaGGCTCCTCATGCAAATATGAAGTCTACAGTCagaagtttctttccttttctgcctttgtCCCCTGCAGACTCAGAGGAATGTGACCAGCTCAGATGAAAAAATGAAGTCTATCAGAAAGTTCCATTTCTTCAAAACACTACATCAGGTTTTTTTCAAGGTCACAAGGGGCCAAAGCCCTACAGACCTGAGACTTGCAGAGAGCAGCACACACTTCAAAGTTATCAGAGAGAGACACTACATATGCACACATGTGCCTGTGCAGTCTTTGAAACCTATCAGAGACATCCCTGGACCATACAGCAGCAGTTATTTTCAGTGCAGTGATTTTATAAAACAGCAACTAAAAAAACATCTCCATGTGCAAACACTTCACAGGCCACTGGTAATGAGGATGGAGCATGCAGGGATTCAGAGTGTGCTGCACTGCAGCCTGGGGTGCTCATACTGTAAAGGCCTCCAGGAGTTGAATGGGGCTCAGACTCTGGTCACATTTATGATGGGCAGTTCACTCAACATTTTCCAACAGTGGAACCACACTGAATGTCCACCTAGGGTTACATCCAGTACACAGCCAGAGACATGGACTACATGTAGTGCTTTTGCCTGTGCAGCCCCAGACCTGCTCTCATGCATTCTGGTTGGCAATTCAGTAAATTCACACACAAAAACTGTCACTTACTTATCCAGATCGATATCAAGTGCCTTATATGGATCATTGGGATCTTTGTCATCTTCATCACTGGGCAAAGCATTCTGCAGGAGAGATAAAGAGACCATCCCTGAAGCAGCAGGCCACAGGCAATTTCAACTTTCAAAACGAAAGGTTTAGATGGCTCAAACTAGTTGAAGATTGTTAAGCCTGGATCAGGCCAGCTGGCAGTCAGGCACAGTAAGCTATAGGAACAACACACTTCAATGCAGCATCTAGTTACAAGATTAATTTAGAACAGAAAACCATTCTTCAGAAACTACAGATTTGAATCACTGCTGCTTGGTTTTGATTAAAGGAAACTTTAGGGACAAATACAGATTGCATCATTAGCATGCACAATTAATTataatcagctgcaaatgtgctgACTAGACAGTAAGTTAATGTCACAGtgaagcagcagaggagaatAAATGAAGTGACTACTTGGACAGGCTTACTTTTATAGCAGAGATCcatattgttttgtttgttctttttttaatagctgcAGTGGCAATTTTTGTCTCTTTGTGCACAAAAAGACACTGATTTCCCTCCCTGCAAAGAACAGCTTAGCACCATCTCAATCAGTCATTTCTTAACCAGCTTTGCAGGAAATGAGAGCTCTTGAACTGCAGCAATACAAACTGGCTGCAAATTCTTGGGGAACAATCTCCCAAGAGCAGCACACAGAGAAGCCCACAGCTCAAAGCACCAGCCAAAGCAACCGACCTCTGGCATCTCTTCCGTGATGATATCGACGTGGTGAGCTGGAGCAATGTCCTCCTCGCTCTCGGTGTGCAGGGAGTTATGGCGATGGTGTTTgcctctcttctccttctccttcttctgttttttctttttcttgtctttctccaGTTTCTGTTTATGTCTTCGCTCTTCTTCCAGTTTCACATACTGGTCAGACATCGGCATTCCTGCAGAGGAAGCCAAACTGCTGTCAGGCTACAGTCCACGTGGGCATTGATCACCAAATGGAGTGAATTTGGCTTCTAGCTCCCCAGAATTAGGAGGATCAACACCTCTCTGCTTCCACATCATCCACATACAGCCCCTGTAGCACCAGCTTTGCTGTCTCATTCTGCCTCTCCAGAAACAGGACGATCCTGCTCCCTGATTCTTGTCTCATCACCTTCATCGGCCCTTTAAGACATTCCAAAGGTGACTGTCACCTACACAGACAGTGACCAGCTCCCCTGTTAGACCTGGCTGCACAATATACTTCATCTCAATTACTTGCAATACTGTCTTAAGAGAAACTGCCCTCAGACTGCAAATTTTCAAGCACATGCACGTTCAGGAGATACATTTGAAAGTCTAATGAAAAACATGCTCCTTGCCCTTAAAAATCTAGGGAAGATggaattatttcttttgcttcacTGACTTTCTGTAATTAATGTGAAAGATTAGCTGCACTCACCTGGAACTTTTAAGGGGACAGAAAGGTCGATCTGGACCACAGGTATATGTTCCACACCTGGAGTGTCTTGGTATCGCTGAGGAAATGAGAATCTGTTACAGTCTAAGCATTGCCAGACAAATCTGTATCAACAGATACATCTCAAAACATCAAGTACTTTCATCTTGCAAGTGAACACTTTAGAGGATATGAATGGAATAGCTCAGTACTAAATCCTGTGTGGTGGCAGAGGGTATTTTAAAGCCAGCTGATGACCCTTCTTTCAGCTGCCCTTTTTTAACCCCGTTCCTGCCCTGCAGAAAGCTTGCTGCAACTCTGAGGAACTGCTGGTTTCTGTTCTGTTGCTCATAATTCGACACTTCAAAACACACATTTTGAGACTTGAGTTGAGGAAAATGGATTAGGCTACACAGGGAATACAGCAGGTTCTTTCCCTGGAGAAGGTATTAGGAAGAGACTACAATGACCTTTTGATCTGTAACACATTGTATGTTCAAGGAGCATGTTCACTTTCTCTTCACTGATCTTAATGAAGCACCCAGAAACCTCAACCCTTCCATGATCCACAGCTGGGACAAACTACCTGCACAGGAATTTGTGACACAAGGACACAGAGAAgtgtttctctgcagcttttcaAGTCCTTGTTGAGATACAAATGCTGTGCAAGCATTTAATCCAGACTGTTCCAAACTACTGTTTCATGGGAGTTGTGACAATTATCACTTCCTTAATTCTAAGCTGAGATTCACAGGAGGTTGCCTGCTCTTGTGATACTGGGTCACTTCACACAAGTATGAGAGGTTAGCAAGGTATTTTGATCCAGACCCACTCACCTtctgaggggaaggagagctTTTGATATAAAAAGGGTTGTTTGCCTGCTCTTGTTTCCGGGCTTCTCGACGCTAAAAGCAAAAGAGTGTTTGTAGTTAGAAACATCTTCCCTATGACAACAAAAGgtcagaagaggaaaagtggTATCACCACTGAGAACAGCCACATTACAGTAATTCATAGAGCCTGCTGAAATCTACAAGCAAAGATGCTGCTTCTCTTGCTAATACAGAGAACACAGGAGCAGAGGAGGTATGGAAAAACCAGAGCAGGTGCAGAGCCAGCACAAGCGTCCATCCTCAGGACTGTCTGCTCCAACACAACCTGCACTGCACACCTCGCTCTGCAGGGCGGATTGTTACAAAAGCCACAATGCATTTAATTTGTTTACAACAAGTCATCAGATTtcctgagctgcagagagcagaaagGCTCCCTGGCTACACAGGGAACCCACAACAGCTCCAACTGCTTTAGTAGCACTCAACTTTTCTACTGAATTACGTagggaaaaaagagttttaaCATTTCACTCACTCTGGCCAGTTCCTCCTCATCAATTTCTGGCTGTCTGTGTCTGGAATGCCTTTGTTCCTCATCATGGAAAATTGTTTTGGGCTTTTCATCTTCAGACTCGCTGTCTGATGGAGGTTCATTGATCCAGGCATCAAGGTCCAAGCTGGTAAGAATTGCAGTAAACAAACCACCTGACTCAGTAGCCCATAGTACTTTAGTGCTCCTCATCATATGCTTAGCTTTACTACTTAAGAGTTTAAAAGTTTAATCAAGGCTTTGGGAGAGAGATGGAACCTTACCCCTCTGGAACTGGTACTTTCTTCTGTGCTTTAGGAGCCACAGGGTTCAGCTCACCAGCAAACAGTGCTATTACTTCCTCAGCTACAGGTACTTCTTTTACTTGTAGcttttgaatgtattttattaGTTGCAAGATACAAGAAGCCTAAAAACAAATGCACAAGTAATTTCAGAATTAATATTATCAAACTGACCCAAACAATCAACTTCAATGGAAACCAGCAGAAGATAATGTCACCCCTCTTCCCCACTCTGTCACTGGGTTACAGTTACACAAGAGCTAGTGCAGAATAAATGCTCCATTCCACCGGTAACAATGGCTTATATAAGACATGCTCATCCTAGAAAGTTACAAACACACTCCAAGTGAGAGACTTGATAATGATAAATTCCAAAGCAATTTTGTTCTCTTACCCTCTCCTGAACTTCTAGGTCTGCACTCTGTACAAACTGAGGCAAACGCTCAATCATCAGCTGGGTGATTTCCTGGgctgcctccttttccccagACTGCTCCTTCTGCTGCAGGATGGACGCGTAGAGCTTCACCATGTTCTGCACATAGACTGCCTGGATGTGGCCCGGGAGAGTTGTGACTTTAGGCCTCAACATTGCTTCTAAAGTTTGGTTGGCCTCCTCGAGGTGTCTATAAAGACATCAGACAGGTGAAAGCAACTGAGAACATTCAACACTGCATCAGTTGTACACCCTGTACCTAGAGCTGTGCCTTCCTGCACGAGTGGGCAGGACTGGAGAGACAAGAAGTGCCTCAGGCCTGCTGTTTGCACTTACTCAGAGAACTCCCCACAGATCCAAGCAGCAGCATAAAGCACCTCGCAGATGCCGTTTCTCTGGGTGTTGCTGGCTATGAGATGAGCATTGTCCAGCAGCATGGCCATCTGGGAAACTGCAAATTTGCGAATGGCCTTCACTCGGATGGCCACATCTAACATCTGGGCTGCGATGAGATGCCCGTGCCGTGTGCCTTCCAGGCGGGTCAGCTCCACCAGGATGCTGATGTACCTGCAAGAAGTGAAAGGCATGCAACCTTAGCAGCAGAGAATCATGCAGCATCGTGGCTGACAGTCTCAAAGTTCAGCTCATCAAGCCACTGACCATTCAAAGTTTGTGATGTACTGATAGTTGGACTGGCTACAAATGTCTATGATTTTGGTCAGCAGCTCATCCCGGTACGTTGTCCCTTCTGCTTTATCCACATGAATCATCAGTTTCTTCACTATCTCCATCAAGTTCTTCTTTGATACCTGTTAAAGAGTTAATGAAGGGTTGAACCACAACTAATCCATCTCCCATATTGCCAAGTCCTTTGAATGCCCTTAAAGCAGCTGTTGGCTTTGTGTCATGTGCTAACAAGAGACCAGAACCACATCTCTAGGCTCCAACTTGGGTCACaatcaagaaaaggaacctATTTATCTCTTTTCAACTTGGCTGTATTAACTTGTTCAGGAAACTTGTGTCTAAATAAAGTGACCAAAATATTCAGTAAACATCAGCAGTTGTTGTGACTCTTTGCTTCCAGCTGCCCTCTCCCCATAGGTCCACGTGCAATACCTCACTAACAAAAACATAGGTGACAGTATTTCTACAATCAGTCACTGGACAGCACTCAGAGGTAGTGCTGAGTAAAAAGGCAGACTTTCACCTCCTCTTTTGACTAAAGACATAACAAGAAGAATTGAACCTACAGGAACTAAGAAAGAACTCCAACTCTCTTTGCAATGACATTAAAGCCACTGTCCTGATCAAAGCTCACTGAAGACATTCTCATCTCATGAGGAGAGCCAGACAACAGGCATCTCTTCTGTCTTTGCTCTTTCTTCTCTACAATAGGAAGCTATGAGGCATATCTATCATGATCCTTTTGTGCATGAGGGACAGGGCAGCACAGTGTCCTGAGTGACCAAAATACATGCAGAAACATACCATGCCATAGAGGAGATCTAAAGCTCTGAGTCGGATGGATTCATCTTTGTCATCCAGACACTGCAGAATGAGATCCTTGTGAGACTGAACTGACTTAGGGTGTGTTTTCAGGATTTTGGACATAGCTAACAGTCCCAGGTACTTCACtgtgaaagacaaaataaaacttctttccAAATATAGAAACACTGTTTGTGCTGAGTGTGAAACCTCAACACCAAGTGCTGCTGAAACTGCATCACAGGTTGCAGTCCTTCACTTCCCAACTCCACACACAGGCATGCAGCCACATACACAATTACACACACAACACAATTACACACACAACCTTCATCACAGTCTTCCTGCACCTCAAGTCTTatcagtaatttaaaaatacacatttaatgTGTGGAAGCTATGGGTTTGGAGAAGAGGCATCCTAGGATGCACTCAGCATGGAAATAATCTTGTTTTCCACTATAAGACCAGAAGCAGCAGTAATAATTCACCTCAGTTGTTTTTCAAAGAGCTCATTATAAAGAATTGCTCACTGTCAGAATCATTTCCACGTTAAAAATCCCAGCAATTGCTTCCAACATACCAGGTGCTACAACACTGAACAAGCCCTTTGGAGAAACAGCTCAGTGCTTTAAGACTGTGGCCATCTCCCCAGTGCTTGGTTGCTAAAAGCTTCCATGAAGACAAGCAACATACTTACAGTTCTGGTCAGAATCTTCTATCAATATCCTCAACTTCTGAACACAAAGCTGGAAGAGAGACCACGTCATGCTTATGATTTCATAACATTCACTCAATACACAAGGAAAATTTCTGACAGAGCCTAGGCCTCTAGGTAAAAGGGTCTTGTTGcactgatttaaaacaaaaggaatctCTCTATGATT contains the following coding sequences:
- the AP3D1 gene encoding AP-3 complex subunit delta-1 isoform X2 translates to MALKMVKGSIDRMFDKNLQDLVRGIRNHKEDEAKYISQCIDEIKQELKQDNIAVKANAVCKLTYLQMLGYDISWAAFNIIEVMSASKFTFKRIGYLAASQCFHEGTDVIMLTTNQIRKDLSSPNQYDTGVALTGLSCFVTPDLARDLANDIMTLMSHTKPYIRKKAVLIMYKVFLKYPESLRPAFPRLKEKLEDPDPGVQSAAVNVICELARRNPKNYLSLAPLFFKLMTSSTNNWVLIKIIKLFGALTPLEPRLGKKLIEPLTNLIHSTSAMSLLYECVNTVIAVLISLSSGMPNHSASIQLCVQKLRILIEDSDQNLKYLGLLAMSKILKTHPKSVQSHKDLILQCLDDKDESIRLRALDLLYGMVSKKNLMEIVKKLMIHVDKAEGTTYRDELLTKIIDICSQSNYQYITNFEWYISILVELTRLEGTRHGHLIAAQMLDVAIRVKAIRKFAVSQMAMLLDNAHLIASNTQRNGICEVLYAAAWICGEFSEHLEEANQTLEAMLRPKVTTLPGHIQAVYVQNMVKLYASILQQKEQSGEKEAAQEITQLMIERLPQFVQSADLEVQERASCILQLIKYIQKLQVKEVPVAEEVIALFAGELNPVAPKAQKKVPVPEGLDLDAWINEPPSDSESEDEKPKTIFHDEEQRHSRHRQPEIDEEELARRREARKQEQANNPFYIKSSPSPQKRYQDTPGVEHIPVVQIDLSVPLKVPGMPMSDQYVKLEEERRHKQKLEKDKKKKKQKKEKEKRGKHHRHNSLHTESEEDIAPAHHVDIITEEMPENALPSDEDDKDPNDPYKALDIDLDKPLADSEKLPVQRHRNVETLKSPDSEAPLAEKKSKKPKKKEKKHKEKEREKGKKKEKEKKAAEEEEEEKKGEDLDFWLSTAPPPASTTQPQSQPEVGGAHVAESQEVEKEEREERDEEEEDEGKKSSKHKKKKHKKEKEEKSKDKKKSKKKSHHSEEEAAESVQNGTLDDEPLPPMSSYRLLAENTYVKMTYDIQGNLQNDSQVTVSVIFENKSTSFLKSMELNVLDSLNTKMLRPEGSSVHDGIPVPFQLPPGISNEAQFVFTLQSIVMAQKLKGTLSFIVKNDEGSTHEKLDFKLHFSCASYLITTPCYSDAFAKLLESGDLHMSSIKVDGISISFQHLLAKICFHHHFSVVERVDSCASMYSRSIQGHHVCLLVKKNPVQ
- the AP3D1 gene encoding AP-3 complex subunit delta-1 isoform X1; this encodes MALKMVKGSIDRMFDKNLQDLVRGIRNHKEDEAKYISQCIDEIKQELKQDNIAVKANAVCKLTYLQMLGYDISWAAFNIIEVMSASKFTFKRIGYLAASQCFHEGTDVIMLTTNQIRKDLSSPNQYDTGVALTGLSCFVTPDLARDLANDIMTLMSHTKPYIRKKAVLIMYKVFLKYPESLRPAFPRLKEKLEDPDPGVQSAAVNVICELARRNPKNYLSLAPLFFKLMTSSTNNWVLIKIIKLFGALTPLEPRLGKKLIEPLTNLIHSTSAMSLLYECVNTVIAVLISLSSGMPNHSASIQLCVQKLRILIEDSDQNLKYLGLLAMSKILKTHPKSVQSHKDLILQCLDDKDESIRLRALDLLYGMVSKKNLMEIVKKLMIHVDKAEGTTYRDELLTKIIDICSQSNYQYITNFEWYISILVELTRLEGTRHGHLIAAQMLDVAIRVKAIRKFAVSQMAMLLDNAHLIASNTQRNGICEVLYAAAWICGEFSEHLEEANQTLEAMLRPKVTTLPGHIQAVYVQNMVKLYASILQQKEQSGEKEAAQEITQLMIERLPQFVQSADLEVQERASCILQLIKYIQKLQVKEVPVAEEVIALFAGELNPVAPKAQKKVPVPEGLDLDAWINEPPSDSESEDEKPKTIFHDEEQRHSRHRQPEIDEEELARRREARKQEQANNPFYIKSSPSPQKRYQDTPGVEHIPVVQIDLSVPLKVPGMPMSDQYVKLEEERRHKQKLEKDKKKKKQKKEKEKRGKHHRHNSLHTESEEDIAPAHHVDIITEEMPENALPSDEDDKDPNDPYKALDIDLDKPLADSEKLPVQRHRNVETLKSPDSEAPLAEKKSKKPKKKEKKHKEKEREKGKKKEKEKKAAEEEEEEKKGEDLDFWLSTAPPPASTTQPQSQPEVGGAHVAESQEVEKEEREERDEEEEDEGKKSSKHKKKKHKKEKEEKSKDKKKSKKKSHHSEEEAAESVQNGTLDDEPLPPMSSYRLLAENTYVKMTYDIQGNLQNDSQVTVSVIFENKSTSFLKSMELNVLDSLNTKMLRPEGSSVHDGIPVPFQLPPGISNEAQFVFTLQSIVMAQKLKGTLSFIVKNDEGSTHEKLDFKLHFSCASYLITTPCYSDAFAKLLESGDLHMSSIKVDGISISFQHLLAKICFHHHFSVVERVDSCASMYSRSIQGHHVCLLVKKGESSVSIDGKCTDSTLLSNLLDEMKETLSKC
- the AP3D1 gene encoding AP-3 complex subunit delta-1 isoform X3 — protein: MALKMVKGSIDRMFDKNLQDLVRGIRNHKEDEAKYISQCIDEIKQELKQDNIAVKANAVCKLTYLQMLGYDISWAAFNIIEVMSASKFTFKRIGYLAASQCFHEGTDVIMLTTNQIRKDLSSPNQYDTGVALTGLSCFVTPDLARDLANDIMTLMSHTKPYIRKKAVLIMYKVFLKYPESLRPAFPRLKEKLEDPDPGVQSAAVNVICELARRNPKNYLSLAPLFFKLMTSSTNNWVLIKIIKLFGALTPLEPRLGKKLIEPLTNLIHSTSAMSLLYECVNTVIAVLISLSSGMPNHSASIQLCVQKLRILIEDSDQNLKYLGLLAMSKILKTHPKSVQSHKDLILQCLDDKDESIRLRALDLLYGMVSKKNLMEIVKKLMIHVDKAEGTTYRDELLTKIIDICSQSNYQYITNFEWYISILVELTRLEGTRHGHLIAAQMLDVAIRVKAIRKFAVSQMAMLLDNAHLIASNTQRNGICEVLYAAAWICGEFSEHLEEANQTLEAMLRPKVTTLPGHIQAVYVQNMVKLYASILQQKEQSGEKEAAQEITQLMIERLPQFVQSADLEVQERASCILQLIKYIQKLQVKEVPVAEEVIALFAGELNPVAPKAQKKVPVPEGLDLDAWINEPPSDSESEDEKPKTIFHDEEQRHSRHRQPEIDEEELARRREARKQEQANNPFYIKSSPSPQKRYQDTPGVEHIPVVQIDLSVPLKVPGMPMSDQYVKLEEERRHKQKLEKDKKKKKQKKEKEKRGKHHRHNSLHTESEEDIAPAHHVDIITEEMPENALPSDEDDKDPNDPYKALDIDLDKPLADSEKLPVQRHRNVETLKSPDSEAPLAEKKSKKPKKKEKKHKEKEREKGKKKEKEKKAAEEEEEEKKGEDLDFWLSTAPPPASTTQPQSQPEVGGAHVAESQEVEKEEREERDEEEEDEGKKSSKHKKKKHKKEKEEKSKDKKKSKKKSHHSEEEAAESVQNGTLDDEPLPPMSSYRLLAENTYVKMTYDIQGNLQNDSQVTVSVIFENKSTSFLKSMELNVLDSLNTKMLRPEGSSVHDGIPVPFQLPPE